In Acidovorax sp. GBBC 1281, a single window of DNA contains:
- a CDS encoding MurR/RpiR family transcriptional regulator — protein MSLRDTIRQRHAGLSPSLQQAAKFVIDRPNEVVTTSMRTVAARSGVPPATLVRFAQQLGFEGWPALKEALAQDMGLGSEQYAPRARQLAGRAKDQSLVGEMFDVHRHNLEQTERQSAVSLPRAARLLEQARHVHVAGFRACFPVAFSFVYVYRLFRPSVHLVDGQGGSLEMQLRALAKGDALVVASFAPYSREALQAAEAARSVGAKVVALTDSEASPLSLLAHETVLFATQSPSFFPSIAAATAVAESLLELLASRAGAPGIERIEAAEQHLVRSGAYLQPVTLRKPGG, from the coding sequence ATGAGTCTCAGAGACACCATTCGCCAGCGCCATGCCGGGCTGTCCCCCTCGCTGCAGCAGGCGGCCAAGTTCGTCATCGACCGTCCGAACGAGGTCGTGACCACCTCGATGCGCACCGTCGCCGCGCGCTCGGGCGTGCCGCCAGCCACCCTGGTGCGGTTCGCGCAGCAGCTGGGGTTCGAGGGCTGGCCTGCGCTCAAGGAGGCCCTGGCGCAGGACATGGGCCTGGGCAGCGAGCAATACGCCCCGCGGGCACGCCAGTTGGCCGGGCGTGCCAAGGACCAGTCGCTGGTGGGCGAGATGTTCGACGTGCACCGCCACAACCTGGAACAGACCGAGCGGCAGAGCGCCGTCTCGCTGCCGCGCGCCGCGCGGCTGCTGGAGCAGGCCCGCCATGTGCACGTGGCGGGCTTTCGCGCCTGCTTTCCCGTGGCGTTTTCTTTCGTCTATGTGTACCGGCTGTTCCGCCCCTCCGTCCATCTGGTGGACGGCCAGGGCGGCTCGCTGGAGATGCAGTTGCGCGCGCTGGCCAAGGGCGACGCGCTGGTGGTGGCCAGCTTCGCGCCGTACTCGCGCGAAGCGCTGCAGGCCGCCGAAGCGGCGCGCAGCGTGGGCGCGAAGGTGGTGGCGCTGACCGACAGCGAAGCCTCCCCGCTGTCGCTGCTGGCCCATGAGACGGTGCTGTTCGCCACGCAGAGCCCGTCGTTCTTTCCGTCGATCGCCGCCGCCACGGCGGTGGCGGAATCGCTGCTGGAACTGCTGGCCAGCCGCGCGGGCGCGCCGGGCATCGAGCGCATCGAGGCGGCCGAGCAGCACCTGGTGCGCTCGGGCGCCTACCTGCAGCCGGTCACCCTGCGCAAGCCGGGCGGTTGA